Below is a window of Armatimonadota bacterium DNA.
CCCACCTTCAGCGTGGCCTTGGCGCCAGCGGGGTACCCCGTGCCGCCAAAGAAGACCGTAGACCCTCCATCAGGCCACACGCGGTCGGGCCGAATCGGCTCCAGGTTCTCGCGAGAGAGGTGCACCCCGCTTCCCGAGAGTCCGAAGACCCCTTCAAGCCCCCACGCGGAGCCGCTGCAGACCAGCGCCTTCCCGAACCCGGTCCAACCCTGGACGGCCTCCTTTTGCGTTTCGCTCAGTCCGCCATAGCCGCAAAGCAGAAGGACGTCGAGGCCCTCCAGGTCCTGGCCGTGGAGGCTGCTCAGCCTGCGAAAGGGCACGCCCGCATGCTCCAAAACCTCTCGGTAATAGGGGGCATAGCGGTCGCCCTCTGCCAGAAAAAGGCCGACAGAGCACCATCTGAAATCGGATCCGTTAAGCGCCACGGTTGACCGTATTGTCGGCTGCCCCGGGGCCCCTGTGAAGGGTGGAAAGGTATCCTTTTGAACCCATGATCCTAAAGCTCGGCCTTCCGAAAGGCAGCCTCCAAGAAGCGACTTTCTCCCTCTTTCAGCGGGCGGGCTTTGCGTTCCATATCTCCTCGCGCTCGTATCAGCCGGTGGTCGACGACCCCGAGATCGAGCCCGTGCTGCTGCGCCCTCAGGAGATTCCTCAGTATGTGGCGGATGGGGTGATCGACGCAGGATTGACCGGCCACGACTGGGTGATGGACTGCGGCGTGGACGTCCACGAGGTCTGCGAACTGCGCTATTCGAAGCTGACCTCCAACCCGATTCGGGTCGTGATGGCCGTGCACAACGACGCCCCCTATCGGACGGCTGAGGACCTTCGCGGCAAGAGGTTGGCGACGGAGTATGTGCGCCTCACCGAGAGGTTTCTTGAGGCCAAGGGTGTTGCCGCACAAGTCGAATTCAGTTGGGGCGCGTGCGAAGTCAAGGTTCCCAGCCTTGTGGATGCGATCGTCGTGAACACCGAAACGGGGTCCTCGCTGCGCGCGCACAACCTTAGGATCATCGAGACCTTGCTTACGTCCACCACGCGTCTGGTCTGCGGGCACGGCGTTTGGGCCGATTCAGACAAGCGCCACAAGCTGGAGTCGCTGGAGATTCTGCTGACTGGCGCGATGAATGCGTCCAGGTTGGTTGGCTTAAAGATGAACGTACCAATGGCGAGCAAGGACGTGGTGCTGGGCCTGCTCCCGGCGCTGCAGAACCCGACGCTGTCGCCGCTGGCCGATTCGGAGTGGGTTGCCGCCGAGGTGATCTTGAGTGAAAAGGAGGTGCGCGACCTGATCCCTGCCCTCAAGCGCGCCGGCGCGACAGGAATCGTTGAATATCCGCTCAATAAGGTGATTTACTAGGGACTCCCGTTCTGCTTGGCGCTCCTTTGTGGCTCTTCGTCTTTGCGAAAAGTCCCTAGGGTCGCCGGCACGGAAACGGCGGCTACTGTCTTTGCGTCTCGGCGAAAAATCCATAGGGGCGCCGGCACGGTGGTGGCGGCTAATGACTTCGCGTAAAGTCCCTTGAGCGGCAGTGCAGGACCAGCGGCAACGGATCATTCCAAGACCGCCTCCAGCACCCGTTGCACCCCGGTCCGCACCGGATCGGTGGCCGGCAGGCCCGTCTCACGCTCGGTTCGTTCGATGTGCTCCCTGGCCTCTTCCTCCGAAAGACCGCCCGTATTCAGACAGATCGCAGCCGTTTTGGGGCGCGGAAATGTGCCGCAAGCCTCGGCGAGGTCCTCATAGAGGGTGGCGAGCTGCCGCAGTGGGGGAATCTTGACCCACGGCACGCGCCGCAGCGTCTCAGCCCCCGCGCGATGGCAAAGCACCAGGTGGGTTGGCATCGTGCCTCTCAGGAGGGGCAGGTTGGCGGTGCTCGCCGGATGGATGAGCGAGCCCTGGCCTTCGACGATCACCATGTCCGCGTGTTTGCCCTTCAGCACCTCGCGCTCGATGGCGCCTCCTGCGAAATCCACCCGGATCGCGTCCAGCGGCACACCCGAGCCGGTGACGACAATCCCGATCTGGCCCGTTGCGACGAACCGGGCATCCATACCCCGTTCGCGGGCCGTCTTCCAGATCTCAAGGCCGGCCGTCATCTTCCCGCAGCTCATGTCCGTGCCGATCATCAAGACGCGCGTATTCGTGAGGTTTCGAGCCTCTCCGTGGGCGATATCGAGACCGGGCGGCTCCACGCGAATGTCCCAGACAAATTGTCCCTCGCAAAGCGCCGGATACCTCGGCCCGAGAAGGTCGTGCAGCCCATTCACCAGCGACAACCCCAGCGACACGGCCCTGTCGAGGTCGGGATACCACTCTTTGGGGATCAGCCCTCCCGGCGGCGCGATCCCAAGAACGAGTACATCGGCGCCGAGCGCGGCCGCGGCGTCGACATCCGCCACGACGGGGCAGGAGCGGGCCGAATCGGACACGTCGGCAACATCCCTGCCCGCAAATCGGGAGTCAATGACGGCAACGATCTCGTTAGGCGAATACCGCAGGCAGCCGCTGCCCATCTTGGCGGCCATTTCTCCAATGGCGCCCTCCATGTAGAGCGCCAACTTGTGGTGCTTCTCGATCATGGCAGTCTCAGCTCCACCCCGTGCCCGGGAACCTCACGGCAGCGGACCACGCCCTCCACGAACTCCAAACCCGTGGCGGGATCGGGCGCCAGATTCAGGTGGGAATCGAGGTCGATGTGATCAAATAGCGCACCGATCGAGGCTCCAGCTCCGATCGCCACTGACGACTCGCTCATGCACCCGATCATGGTCTTGAGGCCGTGTCTGCGTGCTTCCGCCACGATCCTCAGCGCCTCGGTGATCCCCCCGCATTTCATGAGCTTGAGGTTGACACCGTCCACCCTCCCGGCAAGGCGCGCGACGTCGGAGGCCCATCGGCAGGACTCGTCCACATAGATTGGCAAAGGGCGGCTCGCGAAGAGTTCAGGAAGCTGATCCTCGGCGCCCTCGACGAGCGGCTGCTCGACGTAGTCCACGCCTCTCTCGGCGAGCCAGACGAGCATGTGCTTGGCGTCCGTCAGGCTCCACCCTCCGTTCGCATCTACCCGTAAACTCACGTTGAAGGGAGCCGACGCCTCGCGCGAGGCAAGGAAATTGGCCTTGTCGGCCTCGATGCCCTCCGGAGATCCCAGTTTGCACTTGAGGAACTTCGCGCCGGTCCTTTCCAGAATCTCCGGTACCCGCTCGCGGATCACCTCGGGCGGGTTGATGCCAATGGTCACGCTCGTCGGGACCGATCGATTCTCCAGCCCCAGAAACGCATAGAGGGGTTTGCCAGCCTTCTTGGCGGCCAAATCCCAAAGTGCGATGTCCAGCGCGGCCATGGCTGCGGGCTCGATTCCTTCCTCTTTGGCGAGTTGCCACACGGCCTCGGGGGTCCAGCCATCCCGTTCAGCCGAACAGAACTCCTCCAACTGCCGCCGGCAGTTCAGAGGAGCGTCTTCTTCAATCCCGATCCCGGGCGCGCCCTCGCCTAGGCCAACGATTCCTTGGTCTTCGGCAAGAACATAGACGCTTCGGCTCCCGGCGCTCACCCCTCGGCTGATGGCCAGTGGATAGCGCTTCTTGAGCTCCACGATCTGAAAGGAGAACTTCGGCACGGCTTTGCGCTGTGTACCCAACCTGTGGCGGCTTTCACACTAGAGAGGCGGCTCACACTGCATCCTGCCCCCAATCCCCTATCCTCATATCCCGGAAACCAAATCGTAAATCGCCAATCGTAAATCGTCTATCGCCTCGTCTTCACTATCGGATGCCTCCCAATGCTCCCACCAGCCGCGTCATTCTTGGCGACGCGCGAGACCTTTCCGCCATCGACGACGGCTCGGTCCACCTCGTGGTCACATCGCCGCCTTATTGGCAGATCAAGGACTACGGCGCCGAGGGGCAGATCGGCTACCACCAAAGTTATGAGGACTACGTCAACAGCCTGAACTTGGTGTGGGCCGAATGCGAACGGGTGCTCCATCCTGGCTGCCGCCTTTGCATCAACGTTGGCGACCAGTTTGCCCGGGCCATTCACTACGGGCGCTACAAGCTCATCAGCATCCAAAGCGAAATCATCCGATGCTGCGAGGCGCTTGGGCTCGACTACATGGGCACGATCATCTGGCAGAAGGTGACCACCACCAAGACCACCGGCGGTGCGGCGATCATGGGAAGCTACCCTCATCCGCGCAACGGGATGATCAAGGTGGACTATGAGCACATTCTGCTCTTCAGGAAGCTTGGCCAAGGACCTAAAGGGACGAAGGGACAGAAGGACGCCTCGGCGCTGACGCGGGAGGAATGGAACACCTTCTTCGCGGGGCACTGGAAGATCCCGGGCGCCAGGCAGGTGCAGCATCAGGCGGTGTTCCCTGAGGAGGTCCCGCGGAGGCTGATCCGCATGTTCAGCTTCCCGGGTGAGACGGTTCTGGACCCGTTTGCGGGCAGCGGGACCACGCTCACAGCCGCAAGAGAGCTGGGCCGAAACGGCATTGGCGTGGAAATGAACGAGGCGTTTCTGCCCCTGATCACCGAACGGCTGCAAAGCGATGGGCCGGCGCTCCTGATCGAGCGACAAGAAGATGTCAGCACGGATTTCGAGCCGCGCATCGCGCGGCTTCCCTATCGGTTCCATGACCCTCACGCCTTCGACCGGGTGAATCCGAAGGCGAAGGCCAGGCCATAGCCTCTCGCCCGCCACCTCTCGCCTCTCCCTTCTCGCCCAAGACCCTCAACCCGTAGCCGCAGGCTTCAGCCAGCGCATGCCTGTGCATGCCTTTGCGTCTATGCGCCATTGAAAGAAGTCCCGAGACGCGCCGGCACGGAACCGGCGGCGACGCGTTTCTGCTTCCGCCTCCCCCCCTGAGGGAGAGGCCGGAAAGCTCCGGCGAATCGGGTGAGGAGGTGCTGCCGGAGCCTAACTGATCTATACGTCCCCTATCCCTTCCGGCACCAGACCATCATCTCGATCTCATCCAGCTTGATCGGACGCTCGCCCCAATCCCCGGCTGTCCCGCCCCACACGTTCTCGACCAGAAAACCCACGTGCCGCAGCATTGCCACCAGCTCGGGCGGGATGAACAGCCGCTCGCGGATCGCCATCGTGCGCTTGCCCTCGGGCAGGTCCCACTCGTCCTGATAGGTCGCGAGCATCGTCGTTGGGTCAAACGAGCCGTTCGCCACGTGCTCGTCGGTCATGCGGCGGATGATCGCGTAGCCGTTGAGCGCCGTCAGCACGAAGGGCGCTCCGGGCTTCAGCGCCGCGTGAATGCTGCGGAGTATCGCCAGATCGTGCCCGACCGGCTCCTCGTCGACGTCGGCCAGCCCCAGGCCTCCCTCGCAAAGACAGATCGCTGCGTCGAAGAGCTGTTGAGATCGGAAGGT
It encodes the following:
- a CDS encoding ATP phosphoribosyltransferase gives rise to the protein MILKLGLPKGSLQEATFSLFQRAGFAFHISSRSYQPVVDDPEIEPVLLRPQEIPQYVADGVIDAGLTGHDWVMDCGVDVHEVCELRYSKLTSNPIRVVMAVHNDAPYRTAEDLRGKRLATEYVRLTERFLEAKGVAAQVEFSWGACEVKVPSLVDAIVVNTETGSSLRAHNLRIIETLLTSTTRLVCGHGVWADSDKRHKLESLEILLTGAMNASRLVGLKMNVPMASKDVVLGLLPALQNPTLSPLADSEWVAAEVILSEKEVRDLIPALKRAGATGIVEYPLNKVIY
- a CDS encoding DUF1611 domain-containing protein, coding for MIEKHHKLALYMEGAIGEMAAKMGSGCLRYSPNEIVAVIDSRFAGRDVADVSDSARSCPVVADVDAAAALGADVLVLGIAPPGGLIPKEWYPDLDRAVSLGLSLVNGLHDLLGPRYPALCEGQFVWDIRVEPPGLDIAHGEARNLTNTRVLMIGTDMSCGKMTAGLEIWKTARERGMDARFVATGQIGIVVTGSGVPLDAIRVDFAGGAIEREVLKGKHADMVIVEGQGSLIHPASTANLPLLRGTMPTHLVLCHRAGAETLRRVPWVKIPPLRQLATLYEDLAEACGTFPRPKTAAICLNTGGLSEEEAREHIERTERETGLPATDPVRTGVQRVLEAVLE
- a CDS encoding dipeptide epimerase is translated as MPKFSFQIVELKKRYPLAISRGVSAGSRSVYVLAEDQGIVGLGEGAPGIGIEEDAPLNCRRQLEEFCSAERDGWTPEAVWQLAKEEGIEPAAMAALDIALWDLAAKKAGKPLYAFLGLENRSVPTSVTIGINPPEVIRERVPEILERTGAKFLKCKLGSPEGIEADKANFLASREASAPFNVSLRVDANGGWSLTDAKHMLVWLAERGVDYVEQPLVEGAEDQLPELFASRPLPIYVDESCRWASDVARLAGRVDGVNLKLMKCGGITEALRIVAEARRHGLKTMIGCMSESSVAIGAGASIGALFDHIDLDSHLNLAPDPATGLEFVEGVVRCREVPGHGVELRLP
- a CDS encoding site-specific DNA-methyltransferase → MPPNAPTSRVILGDARDLSAIDDGSVHLVVTSPPYWQIKDYGAEGQIGYHQSYEDYVNSLNLVWAECERVLHPGCRLCINVGDQFARAIHYGRYKLISIQSEIIRCCEALGLDYMGTIIWQKVTTTKTTGGAAIMGSYPHPRNGMIKVDYEHILLFRKLGQGPKGTKGQKDASALTREEWNTFFAGHWKIPGARQVQHQAVFPEEVPRRLIRMFSFPGETVLDPFAGSGTTLTAARELGRNGIGVEMNEAFLPLITERLQSDGPALLIERQEDVSTDFEPRIARLPYRFHDPHAFDRVNPKAKARP
- a CDS encoding class I SAM-dependent methyltransferase yields the protein MSEQAPTRWQAFFDAHAPHYLQNGFTKNTVGEVAFLLERLNLPAGSSILDMGCGVGRHAVELAKRGFQVTGVDLSEGMLAQARRAEEEAGVSVAWVHADGKTFRSQQLFDAAICLCEGGLGLADVDEEPVGHDLAILRSIHAALKPGAPFVLTALNGYAIIRRMTDEHVANGSFDPTTMLATYQDEWDLPEGKRTMAIRERLFIPPELVAMLRHVGFLVENVWGGTAGDWGERPIKLDEIEMMVWCRKG